In Saccharothrix syringae, the following are encoded in one genomic region:
- the lipB gene encoding lipoyl(octanoyl) transferase LipB: MSSPDPSCRASTAPIEVRELGTIDYLAAWDLQRELAEARVDGSLGDTLLLLEHPPVYTCGRRTEPEERPQGGDTPVVDVDRGGKITWHGPGQLVGYPIVKLAEPLDVVQYVRRLEQALIHVCDQLGVRTGRVEGRSGVWVPADDRGVERKVAAIGIRVQRGVTMHGFEINCNADLAAFDDIIPCGIRDAGVASLSRELDRDVTVAEVLPLAQRAVVDALNGDLPLTDRTLVRSQPVAAGVTFAVQTG, from the coding sequence GTGAGCAGTCCTGACCCCTCCTGCCGCGCCTCGACCGCGCCGATCGAGGTGCGCGAGCTGGGCACCATCGACTACCTGGCCGCCTGGGACCTGCAACGCGAGCTGGCCGAAGCCCGCGTGGACGGTTCGCTGGGCGACACGCTGCTGCTGCTGGAGCACCCCCCGGTCTACACCTGCGGGCGGCGCACCGAGCCGGAGGAGCGCCCCCAGGGCGGCGACACCCCCGTGGTGGACGTCGACCGCGGCGGCAAGATCACCTGGCACGGGCCGGGCCAGCTGGTCGGCTACCCGATCGTCAAGCTCGCCGAGCCGCTGGACGTCGTGCAGTACGTGCGGCGGCTGGAGCAGGCGCTGATCCACGTGTGCGACCAGCTCGGCGTGCGCACCGGCCGGGTCGAGGGCCGCAGCGGCGTGTGGGTCCCGGCCGACGACCGGGGCGTCGAGCGCAAGGTCGCGGCCATCGGCATCCGCGTGCAGCGCGGCGTGACCATGCACGGGTTCGAGATCAACTGCAACGCCGACCTGGCCGCGTTCGACGACATCATCCCGTGCGGCATCCGCGACGCGGGCGTGGCCTCGCTGTCGCGCGAGCTGGACCGGGACGTCACCGTGGCCGAGGTGCTGCCGCTGGCCCAGCGGGCCGTCGTCGACGCGCTCAACGGCGACCTGCCGCTGACCGACCGCACCCTGGTCCGGTCGCAGCCGGTGGCCGCCGGCGTCACGTTCGCCGTCCAGACGGGCTGA
- a CDS encoding serine hydrolase produces the protein MLLSRRNVLRACGAAGAVALLPAATGRALAQPDDWFAWLRANRQHVAAVLDDGRGGRVAHRAAEPQPLASAVKVVHLAGYAKAVATGAARPDEEVRVGDWEEYYIGLDGGAHPASLRALGIPSAGDTIADDPNRRVRLDDVVASMIRFSDNAATDFLRHRLGEGVLRAAAARYGRPGAPVPEILTEFLHLILGRPVSAAQYIRDPRVKLEVIGRIPALPGYDGQAAWAGTTWAGSPVALSRIHRALTDVPVARDHLERAGAALGELPPGVAGIGFKGGALPGVITVGMSVRWADGRVGTAAVLTRGLDVARFVAGDRLVLLVRQALLDPGVLREFQVSLS, from the coding sequence GTGCTCCTGTCCAGACGGAACGTGCTCCGCGCGTGCGGGGCGGCCGGCGCCGTCGCGCTCCTGCCCGCCGCGACCGGTCGCGCCCTGGCGCAGCCGGACGACTGGTTCGCCTGGTTGCGCGCCAACCGGCAGCACGTGGCCGCCGTGCTCGACGACGGCCGCGGCGGCCGGGTGGCGCACCGGGCGGCCGAACCCCAGCCGCTGGCCTCGGCGGTGAAGGTGGTGCACCTGGCCGGGTACGCGAAGGCCGTGGCGACCGGTGCGGCCAGGCCCGACGAGGAGGTCCGCGTCGGGGACTGGGAGGAGTACTACATCGGGCTCGACGGCGGCGCGCACCCGGCGTCCCTGCGCGCCCTGGGCATCCCGTCCGCCGGCGACACCATCGCCGACGACCCGAACCGGCGGGTGCGGCTGGACGACGTGGTCGCGTCGATGATCCGGTTCAGCGACAACGCCGCCACCGACTTCCTGCGCCACCGGCTGGGCGAGGGCGTGCTGCGCGCCGCCGCCGCCCGGTACGGCCGGCCCGGCGCGCCCGTGCCGGAGATCCTGACCGAGTTCCTGCACCTCATCCTCGGCCGCCCGGTCAGCGCGGCCCAGTACATCCGGGACCCGCGGGTCAAGCTGGAGGTCATCGGCCGGATACCGGCCCTGCCCGGCTACGACGGCCAGGCCGCGTGGGCGGGCACCACCTGGGCGGGCAGCCCCGTCGCGCTGAGCCGGATCCACCGCGCGCTCACCGACGTGCCCGTCGCCCGGGACCACCTCGAACGCGCGGGCGCCGCGCTGGGCGAGCTGCCGCCGGGCGTGGCGGGCATCGGGTTCAAGGGCGGCGCGCTGCCGGGCGTGATCACCGTCGGCATGAGCGTGCGGTGGGCGGACGGGCGCGTGGGCACCGCGGCCGTGCTGACCAGGGGGCTGGACGTGGCGCGGTTCGTGGCCGGGGACCGGCTGGTCCTGCTGGTGCGCCAGGCCCTGCTCGACCCCGGCGTGCTCCGGGAATTCCAGGTCAGCCTCTCCTAG
- a CDS encoding 2OG-Fe(II) oxygenase, giving the protein MGDHRRVKTCTAAETSTDDLHALLLGDLAALRVTGFAAEGLCRAVASVFDETAFGESAFGEYDASRYVIPAQRFGPTLNEHRVGGALSEDYWLARADAAAACERLPCLRELREFVPRRFAELFGRPVRPAKTAEGRMLHWGILRAIDQGTLPHWDDVRLEYPANLLSTTVTGQLAFNLFLTDAGEGGRTLVWDRRWAATDERHRRGFGYADDLLDDDEPAVVEPALGTAVLFNSRNYHRVEPCPPGTRRLSLSFFIAFTTAGSTVIWS; this is encoded by the coding sequence ATGGGCGATCACCGCAGGGTCAAGACGTGCACCGCCGCGGAGACCTCGACCGACGACCTGCACGCCCTCCTGCTCGGCGACCTGGCCGCGCTGCGGGTCACCGGCTTCGCGGCCGAGGGGCTGTGCCGGGCGGTGGCCTCGGTCTTCGACGAGACGGCGTTCGGGGAGTCGGCGTTCGGGGAGTACGACGCGTCCCGCTACGTCATCCCCGCGCAGCGGTTCGGCCCGACGCTCAACGAGCACCGGGTCGGCGGCGCGCTGTCCGAGGACTACTGGCTCGCCCGCGCGGACGCGGCCGCGGCGTGCGAGCGCCTGCCGTGCCTGCGCGAGCTGCGCGAGTTCGTGCCGCGCAGGTTCGCCGAGCTGTTCGGCCGACCGGTGCGACCTGCGAAGACGGCCGAGGGACGGATGCTGCACTGGGGCATCCTGCGCGCCATCGACCAGGGCACGCTGCCGCACTGGGACGACGTCCGGCTGGAGTACCCCGCGAACCTGCTGTCGACCACCGTCACCGGGCAGCTCGCGTTCAACCTCTTCCTCACCGACGCCGGCGAGGGCGGCCGCACCCTGGTCTGGGACCGGCGGTGGGCGGCGACCGACGAGCGGCACCGGCGCGGCTTCGGCTACGCCGACGACCTGCTCGACGACGACGAACCGGCCGTGGTCGAGCCCGCCCTGGGCACGGCGGTGCTGTTCAACTCGCGCAACTACCACCGGGTCGAACCGTGCCCGCCCGGGACCCGGCGGCTCTCGCTCTCGTTCTTCATCGCTTTCACCACCGCCGGTTCCACGGTCATCTGGTCCTGA
- a CDS encoding TetR/AcrR family transcriptional regulator, with translation MRSRRLEYSESTRQALVDSAVELFTKRGYAGTSLDEVAKRARLTKGALYHHFSGKQALFEAAFDSVENDFVLKLTEIVSAPGDPWDTAIAGLRAYVRVCLEPPYQRIVVHEAPVVMGWERWREAEEHFSFGLLRSTIEVLVESGELEQLPVETMTRLLFGALSAGASTIAGAADPRKASAEVERTIVRVVEGLRVREDGHGEGRAEGRGEDGRREDTARRESRRSRRR, from the coding sequence GTGCGGTCGAGGCGGTTGGAGTACTCCGAGTCCACGAGGCAGGCCCTCGTGGACAGCGCCGTGGAGCTGTTCACCAAACGCGGTTACGCGGGCACTTCGCTGGACGAGGTGGCCAAGCGGGCGCGCCTGACCAAGGGGGCGCTCTACCACCACTTCAGCGGCAAGCAGGCGTTGTTCGAGGCCGCCTTCGACTCGGTCGAGAACGACTTCGTGCTCAAGCTCACCGAGATCGTCAGCGCGCCCGGCGACCCGTGGGACACCGCCATAGCGGGGCTGCGCGCGTACGTGCGGGTGTGCCTGGAGCCGCCCTACCAGCGGATCGTCGTCCACGAGGCGCCGGTGGTGATGGGGTGGGAGCGCTGGCGGGAGGCCGAGGAGCACTTCAGCTTCGGGCTGCTGCGCTCGACCATCGAGGTGCTGGTGGAGTCGGGTGAGCTGGAGCAGCTGCCGGTGGAGACGATGACCCGGCTGCTGTTCGGCGCGCTGTCGGCGGGGGCGAGCACCATCGCCGGCGCGGCCGACCCGCGCAAGGCCAGCGCGGAGGTCGAGCGGACCATCGTGCGGGTGGTCGAGGGGCTGCGGGTGCGCGAGGACGGGCACGGCGAGGGGCGTGCGGAGGGGCGCGGCGAGGACGGTCGGCGCGAGGACACCGCCCGGCGCGAGAGCAGGCGCTCCCGCCGCCGCTGA
- a CDS encoding phosphatase PAP2 family protein, with protein MTAVPVGVLVGVALALASLVLGLSVHREVPGIDRELHLVATELDPNVTHAAAVVSFVLSPGLATIALLSLALRALLAKDALLLRAAVLLGVSWCTVLARYGYRRVRPVEHPQWSYPSGHVTAVTAVAFTGVVLVGRLAHRYLRHAIALAATAVVLIAAGRVALEVHWFTDTVGAVLATTGVGLVAAHALRLLPLGVVSRREQS; from the coding sequence GTGACCGCCGTGCCGGTCGGGGTGCTGGTCGGCGTCGCGCTGGCGCTGGCCTCGCTGGTCCTGGGCCTGTCGGTGCACCGGGAGGTGCCCGGGATCGACCGGGAGCTGCACCTGGTCGCGACCGAGCTGGACCCGAACGTCACGCACGCCGCGGCGGTGGTCAGCTTCGTGCTGAGCCCCGGGCTGGCGACGATCGCCCTGCTGTCGCTGGCGCTGCGCGCGCTGCTGGCCAAGGACGCGCTGCTGCTGCGCGCCGCGGTGCTGCTGGGCGTGTCCTGGTGCACCGTCCTCGCCCGGTACGGCTACCGGCGCGTCCGCCCCGTCGAGCACCCGCAGTGGAGCTACCCCAGCGGCCACGTCACCGCGGTCACCGCGGTCGCGTTCACCGGCGTGGTGCTGGTCGGCCGGCTCGCGCACCGGTACCTGCGGCACGCGATCGCGCTGGCGGCCACGGCCGTGGTGCTGATCGCGGCCGGCCGGGTGGCGCTGGAGGTGCACTGGTTCACCGACACGGTCGGCGCGGTGCTCGCCACGACCGGGGTCGGGCTCGTCGCCGCCCACGCCCTCCGGCTGCTGCCGCTGGGCGTAGTGTCGAGGCGTGAGCAGTCCTGA
- the lipA gene encoding lipoyl synthase gives MTVVPEGRKLLRLEVRNSQTPIEKKPSWIKTKAKMGPEYRELKGLVKREGLHTVCEEAGCPNIYECWEDREATFLIGGEQCTRRCDFCQIDTGKPADLDRDEPRRVAESVQAMGLRYSTVTGVARDDLPDGGAWLYAETVRQIHELNPGTGVELLIPDFNAVPEQLAEVFASRPEVLAHNLETVPRIFKRIRPAFRYERSLEVLTAAREAGLVTKSNLILGMGETPDEVTEALSDLHDAGCEIITITQYLRPSPRHHPVERWVKPEEFVTHKETAEAIGFSGVMAGPLVRSSYRAGRLYAQAVQKRGDVLPEQLRHLLEAGGAAQEVTSLLSGR, from the coding sequence GTGACCGTCGTACCTGAAGGTCGGAAGTTGTTGCGGCTGGAAGTCCGCAACAGCCAAACGCCCATCGAGAAGAAGCCCTCGTGGATCAAGACCAAGGCGAAGATGGGCCCCGAGTACCGGGAGCTCAAGGGCCTGGTCAAGCGCGAGGGCCTGCACACGGTGTGCGAGGAAGCCGGTTGTCCCAACATCTACGAGTGCTGGGAAGACCGCGAGGCCACGTTCCTGATCGGCGGCGAGCAGTGCACCCGGCGCTGCGACTTCTGCCAGATCGACACGGGCAAGCCCGCCGACCTGGACCGCGACGAACCGCGGCGGGTGGCGGAGTCGGTGCAGGCCATGGGCCTGCGGTACTCGACCGTGACCGGTGTCGCGCGCGACGACCTGCCCGACGGCGGCGCGTGGCTGTACGCGGAGACCGTCCGGCAGATCCACGAGCTGAACCCGGGCACGGGCGTCGAGCTGCTGATCCCGGACTTCAACGCGGTGCCCGAGCAGCTGGCCGAGGTCTTCGCCTCGCGGCCCGAGGTGCTGGCGCACAACCTGGAGACCGTGCCGCGGATCTTCAAGCGCATCCGGCCGGCGTTCCGCTACGAGCGGTCGCTGGAGGTGCTGACCGCCGCCCGCGAGGCCGGGCTGGTGACCAAGTCCAACCTGATCCTGGGCATGGGCGAGACGCCGGACGAGGTCACCGAGGCGCTGTCGGACCTGCACGACGCGGGCTGCGAGATCATCACCATCACGCAGTACCTGCGCCCCTCGCCCCGCCACCACCCGGTGGAGCGCTGGGTCAAGCCGGAGGAGTTCGTCACGCACAAGGAGACCGCCGAGGCCATCGGCTTCTCCGGCGTCATGGCGGGTCCGCTGGTGCGCTCGTCCTACCGCGCGGGCCGGCTCTACGCGCAGGCCGTGCAGAAGCGCGGCGACGTGCTGCCCGAGCAGCTGCGCCACCTGCTGGAGGCCGGCGGCGCGGCGCAGGAGGTCACCTCGCTGCTGTCGGGCCGCTGA
- a CDS encoding YbaK/EbsC family protein, translating into MAETLEFHPAATAGHLLAEPVREAIAALPPGPRDSVLVAEIDPASAGGVEFCDRYGFDYDEGANCVLVEGSRAGRSVRAACVIRPGTRTDLNGFVRRHLGMRRVTLIPREVAVEATGMEYGSMTAIGLPDDWRVLVDSRIAAAPRVVVGSGRVRSKLCLPGEVLLGLSRGESLVGLAVG; encoded by the coding sequence GTGGCGGAAACCCTGGAATTCCACCCCGCGGCCACCGCCGGGCACTTGCTGGCCGAACCGGTGCGCGAAGCCATCGCGGCCCTGCCGCCCGGGCCGCGCGATTCGGTCCTCGTCGCGGAGATCGACCCGGCTTCGGCGGGTGGGGTGGAATTCTGCGACCGCTACGGGTTCGACTACGACGAGGGTGCGAACTGCGTGCTCGTGGAGGGCAGCCGCGCCGGGCGGTCGGTGCGCGCGGCGTGCGTGATCCGGCCCGGCACCCGCACCGACCTCAACGGCTTCGTCCGGCGGCACCTGGGCATGCGCCGGGTGACGCTGATCCCCAGGGAGGTCGCCGTCGAGGCGACCGGCATGGAGTACGGCAGCATGACCGCGATCGGCCTGCCCGACGACTGGCGCGTGCTGGTCGACTCGCGGATCGCGGCCGCTCCCCGGGTCGTGGTGGGCAGCGGGCGGGTGCGCTCGAAGCTGTGCCTGCCCGGCGAGGTGCTGCTGGGGCTGTCACGGGGTGAGAGCCTGGTCGGCCTCGCCGTCGGGTAG
- a CDS encoding saccharopine dehydrogenase family protein, whose product MVYGVSGFTGELVARLAVERGERPVLAGRSAEKVGPLARELGLEHRVFALGDAAGALGDVDVVAHCAGPFSATSRPMVDACLATGTHYLDITGEIDVFEAVAARDREARDAGVVLLPGIGFDVVPTDCVAAMLKRALPTATHLDLAFVTGGGASAGTARTAVEGSAFGGRARVDGVIRTVPLAHRRRVAHFRDRPRAVGAIPWGDVSTAHRSTGIPNVTTFTPLPALLGRLQPLAAPLLRTPWAQRVGRDLAGRVAGPDERTRRTTGCEVFGEVWDADGNRFRAALSGPNAYDLTADSVVEAVHRLPAVPPGAHTPSSAFGSDYVRALDGVVVSGPTAAR is encoded by the coding sequence ATGGTCTACGGGGTGAGCGGGTTCACCGGGGAGCTGGTGGCCCGGTTGGCGGTCGAGCGCGGGGAACGGCCGGTGCTCGCCGGGCGGTCCGCGGAGAAGGTCGGGCCGCTGGCCCGTGAGCTGGGGCTGGAGCACCGCGTCTTCGCGCTCGGTGACGCCGCCGGCGCGCTGGGGGACGTCGACGTCGTCGCCCACTGCGCCGGGCCGTTCTCGGCCACCTCGCGGCCCATGGTGGACGCCTGCCTGGCCACCGGCACGCACTACCTCGACATCACCGGCGAGATCGACGTGTTCGAGGCGGTGGCCGCGCGCGACCGCGAGGCCCGGGACGCCGGCGTGGTGCTGCTGCCCGGCATCGGCTTCGACGTGGTGCCCACCGACTGCGTCGCGGCGATGCTGAAGCGGGCGCTGCCCACGGCCACCCACCTCGACCTGGCGTTCGTCACCGGGGGCGGCGCCAGCGCGGGCACGGCGCGCACCGCGGTGGAGGGCTCGGCGTTCGGCGGGCGCGCCCGGGTCGACGGCGTGATCCGCACCGTGCCGCTCGCGCACCGGCGGCGGGTCGCCCACTTCCGGGACCGCCCCCGCGCCGTCGGCGCCATCCCGTGGGGCGACGTCAGCACCGCCCACCGCTCCACCGGCATCCCCAACGTCACCACGTTCACCCCGCTGCCCGCGCTGCTCGGCAGGCTCCAGCCGCTCGCCGCGCCGCTGCTGCGCACGCCGTGGGCCCAGCGCGTCGGCAGGGACCTGGCCGGGCGCGTCGCCGGGCCGGACGAGCGCACCCGCCGCACCACCGGCTGCGAGGTCTTCGGCGAGGTCTGGGACGCCGACGGCAACCGCTTCCGGGCCGCGCTGAGCGGGCCCAACGCCTACGACCTGACCGCCGACTCGGTGGTCGAGGCGGTCCACCGGCTGCCCGCGGTGCCGCCCGGCGCGCACACGCCGTCCAGCGCCTTCGGCTCCGACTACGTCCGGGCGCTGGACGGCGTGGTGGTCAGCGGCCCGACAGCAGCGAGGTGA
- a CDS encoding ArsR/SmtB family transcription factor yields MAAVDLVQRLAELERRVAALEGDGRATADPPGNGGGGGTFGYGGRVEFGDGQVSWRIDVTPEHALSLTDRPRVEVLSALAHPARVEIVRTLLDQGAQPAAALQEATRLGSTGRLYHHLKALTGSGVVEQDERGNYRLRPAAAIPVLVLLTAASDVAGQLRS; encoded by the coding sequence ATGGCGGCGGTGGACCTGGTGCAGCGGCTGGCCGAGCTGGAGCGGCGCGTGGCCGCCCTGGAGGGCGACGGGCGGGCGACCGCCGACCCGCCCGGCAACGGCGGTGGCGGCGGCACGTTCGGCTACGGCGGCCGGGTCGAGTTCGGCGACGGGCAGGTGTCCTGGCGCATCGACGTGACGCCCGAGCACGCGCTGTCGCTGACCGACCGGCCCCGGGTCGAGGTGCTGTCCGCGCTGGCGCACCCGGCGCGGGTGGAGATCGTGCGCACGCTGCTCGACCAGGGCGCGCAACCCGCCGCCGCGCTCCAGGAGGCGACCCGGCTCGGGTCGACCGGACGGCTGTACCACCACCTCAAGGCGCTCACCGGGTCCGGCGTGGTGGAGCAGGACGAGCGCGGGAACTACCGGCTGCGGCCGGCCGCCGCGATCCCCGTGCTCGTCCTGCTCACCGCCGCCTCGGACGTGGCCGGTCAGCTGCGCAGCTGA
- a CDS encoding oxidoreductase, whose product MAKWTEADIPDQTGRTALVTGANSGLGLRTAEVLGARGAHVLLACRSPERGQRALERVLAAGASAELVRLDLADLSSVRAAAKAVRERTGDALDLLINNAGVMAVPLGRTADGFERQFGTNHLGHAALTWLLMPALRTRPGARVVTVSSLAHQAGSVDLADPDYEVRRYRAWPAYAQSKLANLLFARELDRRARAAGLDVTSVAAHPGVTATELSANTARSRGNPLIGLGAKIGNLFSQPVEKGALPQLYAATAPGVEPGGYYGPSGLRGMFGHPGPAWSTAASRDELAASRLWDLTAKLTGVEPDPA is encoded by the coding sequence ATGGCGAAGTGGACCGAGGCCGACATCCCCGACCAGACCGGTCGCACCGCGCTGGTGACCGGCGCGAACTCGGGGCTGGGCCTGCGCACGGCCGAAGTGCTCGGCGCGCGGGGCGCGCACGTCCTGCTGGCCTGCCGGTCCCCCGAGCGCGGGCAGCGCGCGCTGGAGCGCGTGCTCGCGGCGGGCGCCAGTGCCGAGCTGGTGCGGCTGGACCTGGCCGACCTGTCCTCCGTGCGCGCGGCCGCCAAGGCGGTGCGCGAGCGCACCGGTGACGCGCTGGACCTGCTGATCAACAACGCCGGTGTGATGGCGGTGCCGCTGGGGCGCACCGCCGACGGCTTCGAGCGCCAGTTCGGCACCAACCACCTGGGGCACGCCGCGCTGACGTGGCTGCTCATGCCCGCGCTGCGCACGCGGCCGGGCGCGCGGGTGGTCACCGTGTCCAGCCTGGCCCACCAGGCGGGCTCGGTCGACCTGGCCGACCCCGACTACGAGGTGCGCCGGTACCGCGCCTGGCCCGCCTACGCCCAGTCCAAGCTCGCCAACCTGCTGTTCGCCAGGGAGCTGGACCGCCGGGCCCGCGCCGCCGGCCTGGACGTGACCTCGGTCGCCGCCCACCCCGGCGTCACCGCGACCGAGCTGAGCGCCAACACGGCCCGCTCCCGCGGCAACCCGCTGATCGGCCTGGGCGCCAAGATCGGCAACCTGTTCTCGCAGCCGGTGGAGAAGGGCGCGTTGCCGCAGCTCTACGCGGCCACCGCGCCGGGGGTCGAACCCGGCGGCTACTACGGCCCCAGCGGGCTGCGCGGTATGTTCGGCCACCCCGGGCCGGCGTGGTCGACGGCCGCCTCCCGCGACGAGCTCGCGGCGAGCCGGCTGTGGGACCTGACGGCCAAGCTCACGGGCGTGGAACCCGACCCGGCGTGA
- a CDS encoding LLM class F420-dependent oxidoreductase gives MELRIFTEPQQGASYDDLLAVARTAEAAGYGAFFRSDHYLKMGDVDGLPGPTDAWITLAGLARDTERIRLGTLMTAATFRHPGPLAISVAQVDQMSGGRVEFGLGAGWYEEEHTAYGLPFPPTGERFERYAEQLEVVTGLWNTPPGETYSFEGKHYRLTDSPALPKPAHRIPVLIGGLGPRRTPALAARHADEFNLPFADAETAAQQFARVEAACEAIGRDPGEITRSVALVVAIGRDDAEVARRAAAIGREVDELKRNGLAGTPAEVVDRLGQWRERTAVTRVYLQVLDLADLDHVEFVAAEVAPQLRS, from the coding sequence GTGGAACTCCGCATCTTCACCGAACCCCAGCAGGGGGCCTCCTACGACGACCTGCTGGCCGTGGCGCGCACCGCCGAGGCCGCGGGTTACGGGGCTTTCTTCCGCTCCGACCACTACCTGAAGATGGGCGACGTCGACGGCCTGCCCGGCCCGACCGACGCCTGGATCACCCTCGCCGGCCTGGCCCGCGACACCGAGCGCATCCGCCTGGGCACCCTGATGACCGCCGCCACCTTCCGCCACCCCGGCCCGCTGGCCATCAGCGTCGCCCAGGTGGACCAGATGTCGGGCGGCCGGGTCGAGTTCGGCCTGGGCGCGGGCTGGTACGAGGAGGAGCACACCGCCTACGGCCTGCCGTTCCCGCCCACCGGCGAGCGCTTCGAGCGGTACGCCGAGCAGCTGGAGGTCGTCACCGGCCTGTGGAACACCCCGCCGGGTGAGACCTACTCCTTCGAGGGCAAGCACTACCGGCTCACCGACTCGCCCGCCCTGCCCAAGCCCGCCCACCGCATCCCGGTCCTGATCGGCGGCCTGGGGCCCAGGCGCACGCCCGCGCTGGCGGCCAGGCACGCCGACGAGTTCAACCTGCCCTTCGCCGACGCCGAGACCGCGGCGCAGCAGTTCGCCCGGGTCGAGGCCGCGTGCGAGGCCATCGGCCGGGACCCGGGCGAGATCACCCGCTCGGTCGCGCTGGTGGTGGCCATCGGCCGGGACGACGCCGAGGTCGCGCGCCGCGCCGCCGCGATCGGCCGCGAGGTGGACGAGCTGAAGCGGAACGGCCTGGCCGGCACGCCGGCGGAGGTCGTGGACCGGCTCGGGCAGTGGCGGGAGAGGACCGCGGTCACCCGCGTCTACCTCCAGGTCCTGGACCTGGCCGACCTCGACCACGTCGAGTTCGTCGCGGCCGAGGTGGCGCCTCAGCTGCGCAGCTGA